The Helianthus annuus cultivar XRQ/B chromosome 15, HanXRQr2.0-SUNRISE, whole genome shotgun sequence genomic sequence TTGATTGACAAATTTGACCGTggatcagtggcggacccaggaatttttccatgggggtgcgtaacatttttaaaaattttaggccccaaggtatataaataaaaaatcggttcgtatcgggtcggttcgggtcgagtcgagtcatgtaaaacaaaagaacttAATTTATATAACCCACCGTTACATAATGAAAACAAAACGAAGCACATGTCTACTATGGTTAGTATGCGGCTATAATAGGCCGCTGGAGGTGgataatatcaaccaaaaatcatcaaaaataacaaagaaacttacccgtggctgattacggtggtatgCGGCTGCTGACTGTTCACTGTTGTCGTTGTTGATGTTCTGATTGCTGGCGTGCAAGGACGATAAAGAGAGCAGGATAGAATATGTAACGGTTTTGGgctcgtttattttattttagtttgaaatattgatgatttgttgggtttgtttattgggctaagacttagtagtgggctagttaaatgtattgggtatttgggtttagttatttaggtattaaaagtaaaataatttagGTAGCATTTTTTATAAAATAGGAGTTTACGAAagaatatttttaaaatataaattgaaaacgctttttacctaaggggtgcggacgaaaaagtCCAAGAGGTGCGGACAGAAAATTCCatggggtgcggacgaaaaattctaatgggtgcggacgggattttcgacggaacttagcactaaattttttttttcccgggggtgcgcccgcccaccctggTCCAGCCTTAGGTCCGCCCTTGCCGTGGATGATGAGAATAGCTTACATTTTAGTCTCTAGTATTTTTTTAACGAAGAATGCCTTGCATACGTGATGCTTGCACTTCGTGCATTGGCTTTTGGGATCAAAACGCATCAGAGCGTCACTCTTTTTTTGAAACCAAGTCCACTATTCATCACTACCGAATTTGTTATTAATCTAACTATATCATGGTCAACCATGGATGCAGATGATATACAAGGCGATTCAGGAACTGAACAAGAAAGGAGGTTCTAGTGAGAAGTCGATATCAGATCACATACAAAAGGAGTATACTGATTTGCCTTGGGCTCACTCGACATTGCTGAAACATCACCTTGAGAAGCTATGTGATCGAAATGAAATTTGTATAACCGACAAGCAATGCTATTTGCTTGCTGGTATAGAGTCGGAATCAAGGAACAAAAGCAGCAAGCCTAGTAAGAAACATAAGAAGGATAAAAGTCAACCCAATTCAGAGGCGTGCAAGAAAAGCAGTAGGCCCTCcaaaaaatacaagaaaaaggaaaaaaaccCGTCGGGTGTTCAGAAAACTAGTGCTAAGGAGCACATAGAGTTGCTTAAGAGGAAGAGGAAGCTGGGATTGAAGTCTATAAAGAAAAACAGCAAGCGAGCCAAGAAACGCTTGATTAATAATGAAGTAACTGTTGATGAGTCACATGAGCAGAAGCAGACATCAGAAATTACGATGGGTGACATACAAATCCAAGAACGAAACGGGTTacggaagaggaagaggaagcaTGGGCTGAAGTCTAAAAGGAAAAGTAGCAAGCACACGAAGAAACACGCGATAAATGAGGATACTGAACTTCAGCTATTGGGTGAAGCAAATCTGGAACAAAATAATGAAGTAATTGATGACGTATCAGCTGAGCAGAACCAGATAGTAGAAGTTAACATGGGTGACATACAAATTCAAGAACAAAATGAGGCGGGTCAAGTGTCAGACCGTGATAATTCTGGTTACGTTAACTTAGAGCAAACTCAAACGAAGAAGAATCCCGAGCTTCTGCAGATTGAAGAATCTCCTGGTTCGAATCCCGTATTACACGGAAATGGAAAACGGGTTTGGACTAGATCACAGTGGAAGACGGTTTTAAAGAAAGATGCATTAGGAGGTAGCTCAGAGTTAACAGACTCTCTAGGTTATGCAAATATGTCAAAAGATAAGCCTGACATTGTTGAGTATTTGTCGAACGAAAAACAACAGGCAATGGAGATTATCGAAGTGAAGAGCGCGGTTGATATCGAACCACTACAGATATCAAGAAGTACAAGTTTGGATAAGCCGCTGATAGAATTCTTAAAGCCAACGTCTTCGAAGGTGATTTACCGGTTTCCTGATGATGAAACGACCACTGCTCCAAGTGCAACAGAAGTGCAGGATCCGATTAGTTTTCAGCAAGATCAGCAGCCAGAAATGCTACCGCTTGTTGATGAACGGAAATACAAACGTCGTGGTAGGCATCCGAAGCCTATGGAATCTGAGATATCAAAAGTCAAAAGTCAACAGTCACCTAAGAAGTTGATTATTCAGTTTTCTGATAATGAACCGACCACTGCTCCAAGTTCAACAGAAGCGCAGGACTCGATTAGTTCTCAGCAAGATCAGCAGACAGAAAAGCTACCGCTTGATGATAAGCCCATGTACAAGCGTCGTGGTAGGCGTCCGAAGCCTATGGAATCTGAGAAGTCAACAGTTAAGGGTCAGCAGTCAGATAAGAAGTTGATTCCCGAGTTTCCTGCTGATGAACCGACTACTGCTCCAAGTTCAATAGAAGTGCAGGATCCGATTGGTTCCCAGCAAGATCAGCAGCTAGAAAAGGTACCGCTTGACGATAAACCCAAGCACAAACGTCGTGGTAGGCCTCCAAAGCGTATGCAACGTGAGAAGTCAAAATTTAAAAGTCAACAGTTAGCTAAGAAGTGCAAAGCTGGAAAGAAAAAGGGTCAACCTAAGAACAAGGGCCATGTCAAGCATAAGATGACTAGGCGGAGCAGCAGAGAGCCAAGTTAATAGGCTAAAAGAGACCGAATCTTGAGTTTAATGTAGACAATGATTGATTGAAGAACCAGTAGATGCAACACAGAGTGTAACGGTGACATTTTTtctttagtgttttttttttttcaagtttagATTGCCCAAGGAGTTGTTCAAATGGTGATTTCTGTACCTTGTTCGATCTGTTGCctatcttttttattttatttcaaattaTCTATCCGTTGTGTACTCCGATTCctatcatttggtatcagagccgaagaGATCCGTTTTGACTCTTACACCTCTACGTTCACATACTATCCACTATccagttttaaaaaaaaaggttgTTGCATCATATCCTTCATCAGATTTGGAAATTGTTTTCTCATCATTTGGTTGCAACACTTAATCTCTACCATCCACTAATACTTATTCAGATCATTTTCATTACCTGCTGGCCTTGTATTTCAGCCACAGGAAACGAGAAACGAACCACGGAACAGCAAATATGCGCCTTACTGGGATGGCCACCAAGCACATGGGTCGAGGAGGGATTATGCATTCATGCCATACCATACGCGTCCAAGTTGCTATGCGCCATCGGATACCCACCAAAAATACCCGAGCCACCCACTAAACCGGTTCACAACTTTTTTTCGAAGATGGGGAGGATGATGTATATCGGGTCACCAAACCGGTTCACAACTAAGTTACCATCGCTTTAGTTGTTCTACTAGACCCATGCAAGGGCATTATGGTAAATTCTGGGTATGTTCTATTCTATGCAAGATGGGGTATTTGACACTATATTTATATGTAAATCCCAATTATTTAGAGCTAGTGACCGTATATTAGTGACGAAtatgatttgatgatgatataTGACAATGCCGGCTATTGGGCCGGCCAAGCGAGGCGACGGCCCGAGGCCCAAATTTTGAAAGGGCCCGAGAGGTTTTTATTAagttttagagttaaatgcttggttggtccctgtggtttgcgaaaattgcagacttggtcccagTGGTTCACTAATTACACACGTGGTCCTAATAGTTGTAATTTTTGCACTCGGGTGGTCCTTAACGCTAACGTACGTTAAATTTATCAGTTAAGTACGTGTGAAATGACGAGATTACCCTtaactaaaaaacaaaaatacCAATAAAATCATCATCCTCATCTTCTTCACTGTGAGTCCCACCCCCTTCTTccccacagggaccaaccaagcatggAAAGGCGGACGAAATCCCATTCGGTCCGCAGATTTAATCACTACAGAATCAGTCCACAGATTTAATCACTGCAGAATCAGTTTAATCCGGAAATCCACACCCGGACGAAATCCCATTCGGTTGAGTATTTTTGCTGTTCATTTGAAATCAGATATTAGTTATCCGTGAAGCAGAATCACGTTTATTCGCACAAACTCAGATTTTTCGAGTTCATGTGTTGACTCATCTACTGAACAGTTCATTCATCCGCAGACCTTCATCTGTTACATTTGCAGAGTTCATCAAAATTGTCcatttgttgcaggaaaaacgtTATCCGCTGTGAATCAGACTCATTCGCTGAACAGATTTTAATCACATCTGCAGAAGTATTATTTTCATCCGCAGAAATTACTCTTTCATTCGCTGGATTGAGCATAAGCTATATTGCAGAAACTGTTCATCTGTCCGCAGAATTAACAACTTCATTCGCAAGATCTGAACTTGATCCACTGCAGATTAGTCCATTTGTTGTTTTGTTCATCCGCTGAACTGAACAGCCTGTTCATAACAAGGGTCCATTCATTGATTCTCGTTTGAGTTGTTTGGAATTTGTTGATTTGCTAAAAGTGTTTATACGCTGCAAATCAGTTTAGTCATGGAAAGGCGGAGGCACGGGGAACTGTGAGAGGATGATTGTGGTGATGGTGGGTGttcagtggtggtggtgtttgagAAGAGAGAGAGACATATCTGGGTAGAGATGACGGTGATATGGGGAAGAAGGGGGTGGGACTCACAGTGAAGAAGATGAGGATGATGATTTTATTGgtatttttgttttttagttaAGGGTATTCTCGTCATTTCACACGTACTTAACTGATAACTTTAACATAGGTTAGTGTTAAGGACCACCCGAGTGCAAAAATTACAACTATTAGGACCACTTGTATAATTAGTGAACCACTgagaccaagtctgcaattttcgcaaaccacagggaccaaccaagcatttaactctaagttttatatattatacgTACTTAAATAACCTCTACCATCGCCTATTCTAGAGCAGTTGGCaagtgtgttgtgttttgtcCTTGGGGTTTCTGGTTCGATTCCGTCATTGTGCGTTATTTTTATTTGCTTTTAGCTTTCCAGACTTTAAATGCTAAAAGTATTTATTTATGAAAGAGTTGATGAATGGGTTGTTAGTCTATTGGTTCACGAATTAAACATATACAGGATTGGTGTAGGTTCAATCCCTCCATTTCccacatttttttctttttttttggaTTCCAGTTTATTTTAACTATGAGTTGCGTCTCCAACTTGGAAAAATATGCAATGACAATATCAATATCTGTAAGTGCATCTAATATATGCAATGGCAATGGCAATATCAACATCAATATCTTTTAAGTGCATCTAATATCAAAAGAAAATCATATAAAGGTATACCTTCATCTAAAAATGACCTTTATCGTAAAATGTAGGAGTAAAATATAAAAATGTTATATGTGATAATGTAATATGACAACTTTATTATATTACATTTTACTTATGCTTATAAAAACCTATTGGgcataatatttattatttatatcgAGTATCCGTATCGTATCTCACCGAACAAAACCAAGATTCGATCGATACCAATTATAGGGAGGGGCCCAAATTTTTTTATTTCGCACGAGGcctaaaatatttttaacattctTGGGGACGGCTCTGATATATTTAGTTCTGGAGATGGTGAGTTTCTGTGTCTTTGACAACCTTCTTATAGAATTCCATAAGTGTGTCCGGATCAGGAACATTATGACTCAGCTTCTCGTACTCGACGGTCCATGTCACCAGGTTGTTTAAACCATGCCTGTCTACATGAAGGTGAATAACAAAGGTCTTATATTGTTCCAGAAGATTGCCTTCTAGTAACTCGAATGTGATCGACTTTTTGGCTTCATTGATGTCCTTGATTCAGGGTTTTGAAGTCTGGTCTTTTCCATCTGCAACAACAGATCATCcaaaactttaaattttaatcAAGTGATTTTGCAAAATTGATAAAGAAAGACGTTAAGTGTATGTTGTTAAAAGAACTCAAGATTTTCATACATTGATCAATCATGATTCATCACTTTAAGAGTTAAATACCCGGATAGTCTatgtggtttggcctttttacCTTTGGTcactaactttctaaaattatagctatagtccccaattttttcaatttcgtttccggatagtccctgtcgcggatggaggttagtttttagtgttaagtgggtgtgaaatgaccaaaatgccctttagtataaaacaaaatatattaaaGAATTATTAATAAACATATATTGTGGGACCCAATTATAAAATGTATAAGATATACACAGACAACATATTCAGCTCTCACTTACGGGGACAGCTCACGCGTGGTTTGACAGCCTCCCCGTATGAAGAATCAAATCATGGATTGATTTCCAAGAACAATTACTTGCCCACTTGAGCCAACAAAGGCGTTACAAACGCGATACATCTGAAGTCATGAATATTTGGCGACGCGATAACGAAGGTTTGGAAGACTTTATCACTCGCTTCAACAAGGAGTATTTAGAGATCGACTACGTGAGCGAAGATCTGATGCGCGTCCACTTCAAGAAGGCAATCCGTTGTGATAGTATAATACGGACTATCACAGGTAAGAGACAACATGCCTAAGGAGTGGGATAAACTGATGGCAGTAGCCAAGGTGGTCGCGCATACTGAGGAATCACTGACTGGAGGCAAGTCCAGTTATTATCCTGATGACCATTACTCAAGAATCAACGCGCATGAGTCAAGCAGGCGCAACAAGAACAAAAACCCTGGCTGGAAGTCGAACCAGTCTAGTGGTTATGAGGAAAGGACTAGCTACAAGGAGGACGCGCGTGCCACGATTGACATAATTGGATACCGCAAGGCGGTAAAGAACGAGAACAGGGAAAAATACTGGACTATGTTGAATAAGACATCTAAAGAGGTTCTTATGACGGAGAACCACGATTTCAAAGCTCCCAAACCCATGTCAAACAAGAAGGGCCACGACCCTAATCTGTATTGTGATTTCCATAAAGACACAGTTCATCTAACAGACGACTGTATCAGTTTGCGCCAAGAGATAGAAAAGGCCCTCAAGAGCGGCAAGCTAGGGCACttagtgaaggggtatggtcccaaatcttgCGCCGACCAATCAGGTCACGCGCGAGACCGTACTCCTATTAGACTAATTTGGCAGCTTTCCTAACCTCGCGCCAGCTAATCAGGTACAACCTAGGTCGCGCGCGGGGTCAGGGTAAACACAAGACCAGATTTCACACTTGGCTCCTTGGATGAAAACCCTCACTTCCTGGACCTTGCGCCGACTACATGGGATATCCCCAGTGGTCGCGCGGAGGACAGAAGCGCAGGTAATCCTGGGACAAGTACGAcaggtacaagtggcagagcaATGGACCAATGAGCGTCCAACAGCGTGTATCCGATCGTGCTCCACGATTAACAATTGTATAGGAGACAAGAAGGTACACAAGGACGCATACGTGGCACTAATCAGCGTGCGCCGACATCAGCTCCATGATCTCCACTTAGCCGCTGATGACAGACGAGACAACAAGGACAACGATCAGCCCACGTGGATCCATTCAGCGTGCGCCAGCTTACTTCGCCCAGAAACACTAACGGTCGTGATAGAGGTGACAAAACATACATTCCTTGTTGTCGACTCCAggccaaggcccatcagcccatctccttccacaccactccggctataaatatgagcCTTCATCTCCATGTTTAACCATTCTGTTTCCTTTCTTTCTCACTCTTAATCACACACTTATTAACTCAAAGcatatacttattctcacgccggagagtggttaCGAGGAGAAACCCCCTATTCCCCTCCTCGTAACGAGCTTAACGGGGTGTTTAGTGTTTTGCAGGATCAGCGTTATCACAACTTGAAGAAGACAAATAAGATTTACCTTATTTGTCGAGGCACATACCATAAACTAATCATCAGATTAGTTTGATGTTTCTTCAAGTACAAAAGAGGGGTTTCTATATTAATATTACGATTAAAACAACATGAATTTTTACAAATAGAAGCAACCAGCAAACATAACATACACAAGATGGGAAATCTCAAACAGTCAAACACAGCCAAATTCATTTATTTAGAGTCACCTATATTGGTGACGAATATGACTTGATACTTTCTTCTTCATTTAGTTCTTGAGATGGTGAGTTTCTATGTCTTTGGCCACCTTCTTATAGAATTCCATAAGTGAGTCCGGATCAGGAACATTAGGGTTCAGCTTCTCGTACTCAACGGTCCATGTGACGAGGTTGTTTACGCCATGTTTGTCTACATGAATGTGCAAAACAAAGGTCTTATATTGTTCCAGAAGATCGCCTTCAATTACCTCAAAGGTGACCGACTTTTTGGCTTCATTGATGTCCTTGACTAGGGTTTTTACAACACAGTCTTTTCCATCTGCAATAACATATCACTCAAAACCATTAATTTTAATCAAGTGATCTTGCAAATTAATGAAGAAACTCGTTTAGTATGTATTGTGGGGCTGTTAAAAAAAGCTTGTGACTCGCTCGAAATTGTAAGTAGGTCAAGCCTAAGCCAAGGTAAGCTCGCTCGTTAGCTCGATCGATAGGCTTATTTAAAATAAAGCCTAGATTTTAATGTACACAAACTATAACCAAGTTAGAAATGAGCCCACAATTATGTATTGGACTTGGATTATAAACTTTGAGtatgttaaaaatattattttttgttttttatatacaGATCAATACGTGTAgaaatattaatattttaaattaaattaaaaataaacgaGCTGGTTCCACTAGCCACGAGCTGACTCGAACTTTTTACGAGCCATATTCAAGCTCAACATTTCAGCTCGTAAGATAAATGAGCCGGGCCAAGCTAGCTCGTTTATCTTCGAGCATGAGCCCAATATGGCTCGGTTGACTTGGCTTGGCCAGCACTAGGATATTGTTTACCAAGAGAATAGTTCCAGAAGAGAACTGAGCCCACGGATCCAACTTCACCGTCATGGGTTTGACAGTTTTGGATGTTGGTGGGGGTCAAGCTCGGAATTTGGTGTGGGTTGGACTTCCATAACTCGTGAAAAACATCACCCCTCGACTTGATCTCAACCTGAACAACTCTTTTACCACTCAATgacatctctctctctccaacTTGAACACAAAGATGAGAATTGCTTGTAGTTGTATTTATAGATATGTTCTCTACCCCACACCATAAAAGCTAGCTTAACCACTCTTTGAGTCATCgggttttaaatattttattttctcaGGTGCCTATTTATTAGAAAATAGCAAGAAAAAACCATATGCAAAAAACATGATTTTAAAAAACAAACCGTAGCAAGTCAAATAAACAAAACCGGGCACTACCTATTCGTAGCTAAATCTACGATCACAACACAACTAGTGGCGTACTCAAGATTTTTTTCAAGAgggtgcggaatatttttaaagattttaggccctTAGGTATATGAAAAAAATTCAGTTCATATCGGGCCGtatcgggtcggttcgggtcgagtcatgtaaaacaaaagaatattaagctaaaatttatataatcaaaAAAACACGTTAAACGCcgttacaaacatatttaaaatgtcgccctataggtttttattttttaaaatctaTACAAACATCATTTAGAGCTAGTTTTCTAAGCaagtctttctctatataacatatacaTTTTTAACACTTAAACAATCATCACCAGACTTCATAATTTTTAACTTTAAAATCAAACCCTAGTTTTAATTGTTGATTCTTTGTAACTAACCATTTAAACACACTAAACTTtaactaaaacaacaaaatcagccaactaaagtttcaaaaaaacaacaaaacaactaaaatttcaaacatttttaacaattttatttcttctaaaaatccaaataaaacaagaaaacaacaaaaaataaTCGAACCATACCCGGAAAGAGTGATGAAGATGCTGTTTTCGTGAGTTTGGTGGCCATAATTTACTATTCTCCGGCGAAATCCGAAGCTGTTGCTGCTGCCCGATGAAGACCCGTTGTGCACTGTTGTTGGTGTCGTGGGCCTGGATCACAAAACAAAGAGCGGGACGAGAGAAGGGGAAAGGACGGTGGGTTGGGTTATCATATTTtaggtcaaattatattattaatTGGGTTGGACTTGGGTTATATGGTTGTCATCTGGGATTTTGTaccacctccccccccccccccctctccgCGCATGGGTATTGAAGGTGCTCTTTAGCAATGTGGAATCTGTAATAACTAAGGTCGTGTAGGTCATTTTGGGTTGGCAACGTTGTTGGTGTCAAGTTGTGTTATTAATTAGCAGTATTTAATTTTAAATGTTATTACTACAATTACTGTGGATTGGATATGATATTTGCAATATGGTTTTGAAAATTTGTGATGGCTTAACAAAAAGAAACTGGTGAAAATCATATATCTGAgccaaaaatataataaaatctttttggaattatGTTTTTTTGTTAAGTTCAAGTAGATTGTGTATGTTttggtgtgtgtttgtgtgttttggTCTTTTGTTTTGTGTATTCTGGTTATATCATTATTGGCGAAGACGAACAAGCAGTTGCATCAGTCTTTATGACCACCATGCCATTGACATAACAAAGAAGTCATTTTTAATGGACTTAAATCAAATGGATTTTTGTTTCTCTTTGAAATTGTCTCATCTGTAATACTTTATGACGTCTCTAGATAAAATAATGGTTTATCTACATTTGTGGAAAAAGTCTAATGGATTTTTGAGATGTTTGTTTTTGTATACAAATTTATACACTTCATATGAAGTAAAATTAAGTGTTGAGTGTCGTGACTCTCGTGAGGTGAAGTCGAGAATGTGTGGATGCATGGTAGATTCCTCCTTCTACATTGTAGAGAGAGATTGAAAAGTGACATGTATTGCTACAACAGAGTTTGCTATTGTGTTGATTTGTAAACTATGAAagtttggtgattggatgcattaGCTTACAAGGGAGTTTGTTGCTGACGGAAGTTGTGGAAGTTGAAGCTATCTAAAGATCAAAGACTGCAAGATGATTGAAGACAAAGTTACCCTATGCAACTATTGTCAaagggagtctgttggtgcatattgtGACAACAACATCATACTTAGgtctttttaatatataaatgCCAACAATTTGCGGGCTTAGCGTTGCATACTGAGTTTAGCTTTGTATGGGCTAAACTAAACCGACTTACTAGTCTTAAAGGTTTACAGGTTTGGTTGTGGTTGTAGGCTTAGCCTAGTCTGCTAtacatgtggtatataaacatgtaATTGCATTAGGATTGAGGTTAGCCACTCCAAGAACTTCCAGAGAAAGAGAGATTtcgagatagagagagagagagagagagagagagagagagagagatcaagTCTTGAATAATCGTGTGTTGGATAATCAACATAAGACAATTTGTGAGTAGTTATATTTGCAGTTCTACTACTTTCTAGGTTcgtctgatcaagaggattctgCACTCTTGATTGGATTATCATTCTTGTCAAAATCCACGGTGAAAGGGACCTACATGTAATTGATTTGTTATTTCCTTCTTCATTAGTATGTAAAGCTCGAACGATGAGGTGAATGTCTAGGAAAGGCTTACTCGGCTACTGAGGAGGTTATCAGTTCGGATCTCCGAATAAATAACAAGCTTAATGAGCTAACTAAAAGAGTTAGCAACATACAAAAAAAACCAGGCAAACCTATAAGTTGAATTAGGCGCCCTTATCACACTTTTTGCATTGCTTAACAATGTTAACGAAATAAATTTAGATGTATTAACAGTTTAAATAGTTGATTGTAAACTTTGTTATGGTAATGTAAATAATCAACATTACTAAATATATTTAGTAGTTTATCTTAATATAATTCGACATAAAAAAATGCGTTGATGCATTTTAATACTCCGCGGTATCACGGCGGGCTCCCGACTAGTTCAtactt encodes the following:
- the LOC110911414 gene encoding uncharacterized protein LOC110911414: MEKLQEALIQFTHSNPNLFPNDANNSYPLLIQHCFPKFFSDFQTPNHPPYAAMIYKAIQELNKKGGSSEKSISDHIQKEYTDLPWAHSTLLKHHLEKLCDRNEICITDKQCYLLAGIESESRNKSSKPSKKHKKDKSQPNSEACKKSSRPSKKYKKKEKNPSGVQKTSAKEHIELLKRKRKLGLKSIKKNSKRAKKRLINNEVTVDESHEQKQTSEITMGDIQIQERNGLRKRKRKHGLKSKRKSSKHTKKHAINEDTELQLLGEANLEQNNEVIDDVSAEQNQIVEVNMGDIQIQEQNEAGQVSDRDNSGYVNLEQTQTKKNPELLQIEESPGSNPVLHGNGKRVWTRSQWKTVLKKDALGGSSELTDSLGYANMSKDKPDIVEYLSNEKQQAMEIIEVKSAVDIEPLQISRSTSLDKPLIEFLKPTSSKVIYRFPDDETTTAPSATEVQDPISFQQDQQPEMLPLVDERKYKRRGRHPKPMESEISKVKSQQSPKKLIIQFSDNEPTTAPSSTEAQDSISSQQDQQTEKLPLDDKPMYKRRGRRPKPMESEKSTVKGQQSDKKLIPEFPADEPTTAPSSIEVQDPIGSQQDQQLEKVPLDDKPKHKRRGRPPKRMQREKSKFKSQQLAKKCKAGKKKGQPKNKGHVKHKMTRRSSREPS
- the LOC110911412 gene encoding kirola; protein product: MSLSGKRVVQVEIKSRGDVFHELWKSNPHQIPSLTPTNIQNCQTHDGEVGSVGSVLFWNYSLDGKDCVVKTLVKDINEAKKSVTFEVIEGDLLEQYKTFVLHIHVDKHGVNNLVTWTVEYEKLNPNVPDPDSLMEFYKKVAKDIETHHLKN